Proteins co-encoded in one Alphaproteobacteria bacterium PA2 genomic window:
- the mmsA gene encoding methylmalonate-semialdehyde dehydrogenase (CoA acylating), producing MRNITHFIDGSSLAGTSGRTGDVFNPNTGEVQAQVALASVSEVDLAVQAALRAQPNWAATNPQRRARVMFEFKRLVEANMQSLAELLSSEHGKVIADSKGDIQRGLEVIEFACGIPHVLKGEYTEGAGPGIDVYSMRQPLGVAAGITPFNFPAMIPMWMFGVAIAVGNTFVLKPSEKDSSVPVRLAELFMEAGAAVGQDVKGVLNVIHGDKVSVDAILDHPAIAAVSFVGSSDIAHYVYSRGTANGKRVQAMGGAKNHGIVMPDADLDQVVKDLSGAAFGSAGERCMALPVVVPVGARTAGELRERLIAEIETLKVGVSNDPAAQYGPVVSAAHRQKIADYIQIGVDEGAELVVDGRGFQLQGYEKGFFIGPSLFDQVKPGMKTYQEEIFGPVLQMVRAETFEEALALPSAHQYGNGVAIFTRSGKVAREFAARVNVGMVGINVPIPVPVAYHSFGGWKRSAFGDTNQHGMEGVKFYTKVKTVTARWPDGDVADSAFVIPTMK from the coding sequence ATGCGCAACATCACTCATTTCATCGACGGTTCCTCCCTTGCAGGAACCTCCGGCCGGACCGGCGACGTCTTCAATCCCAATACCGGCGAGGTCCAGGCCCAGGTGGCCCTGGCGTCGGTCTCCGAGGTCGATCTGGCAGTTCAGGCCGCCCTGCGGGCCCAGCCGAACTGGGCCGCCACCAATCCCCAGCGCCGGGCTCGGGTGATGTTCGAGTTCAAGCGGCTGGTGGAAGCCAACATGCAGTCCCTGGCCGAGCTGTTGTCCAGTGAGCACGGCAAGGTCATCGCCGACTCCAAGGGCGACATCCAGCGGGGGCTTGAGGTCATCGAATTCGCCTGCGGCATCCCCCATGTGCTGAAGGGCGAATACACCGAAGGCGCCGGACCCGGCATTGATGTCTATTCCATGCGTCAGCCCCTGGGCGTTGCTGCGGGCATCACCCCGTTCAACTTCCCGGCCATGATCCCCATGTGGATGTTCGGGGTAGCGATTGCGGTGGGCAATACCTTTGTGCTCAAGCCGTCGGAGAAGGATTCCTCGGTTCCGGTCCGTCTGGCCGAACTGTTCATGGAGGCCGGCGCCGCCGTCGGTCAGGACGTGAAGGGCGTGCTCAACGTCATCCACGGGGACAAGGTCAGCGTCGACGCCATACTCGACCACCCGGCCATAGCCGCCGTCAGCTTTGTCGGCAGCTCGGACATAGCCCACTATGTCTATTCAAGGGGTACGGCCAACGGCAAGCGCGTCCAGGCCATGGGCGGCGCCAAGAACCACGGGATTGTCATGCCCGATGCGGACCTGGACCAGGTGGTCAAGGACCTGTCCGGCGCCGCCTTCGGGTCGGCCGGCGAGCGCTGTATGGCCCTGCCGGTGGTTGTGCCGGTCGGCGCGCGGACGGCGGGCGAGCTTCGCGAACGTCTGATCGCCGAGATCGAAACCCTGAAAGTCGGGGTCTCCAACGACCCGGCCGCCCAGTACGGACCGGTGGTCAGCGCCGCCCACCGCCAGAAGATCGCCGACTACATCCAGATCGGCGTCGATGAAGGCGCAGAACTGGTGGTCGATGGCCGGGGCTTCCAGCTCCAGGGCTATGAAAAGGGCTTCTTTATCGGCCCCAGCCTGTTTGATCAGGTGAAGCCCGGCATGAAGACCTATCAGGAGGAAATCTTCGGGCCGGTCCTCCAGATGGTCCGGGCCGAGACCTTCGAAGAGGCACTGGCCTTGCCCTCGGCCCACCAGTACGGCAATGGCGTCGCCATCTTCACCCGCAGCGGCAAGGTCGCCCGGGAATTTGCCGCCCGGGTCAATGTGGGCATGGTCGGGATCAATGTGCCCATCCCCGTGCCGGTGGCCTATCACTCCTTCGGCGGGTGGAAGCGCTCGGCCTTCGGCGACACCAACCAGCACGGCATGGAGGGGGTGAAGTTCTACACCAAGGTCAAGACCGTCACCGCCCGCTGGCCGGACGGCGATGTAGCCGACTCGGCCTTCGTCATTCCGACGATGAAGTAG
- a CDS encoding 2-deoxy-D-gluconate 3-dehydrogenase produces the protein MAYKPFDLTGKVALVTGGNGGIGFGMAEAMAQAGADVVIWGSNPTKNADAEEKLKATGVRVLTQVVNVADEEAVRAGMVEAVNKMGRVDTVIANAGIGGGAPSFSEFSTEQYRRVMSVNLDGVFFTFREACKHMVARAGEGDRAGGSLVVISSLSALDGAPRNEAYAATKGAVISMIRAIAVEHARYGVRANAILPGWIATDMTAGAQGNDKFNDNVIKRVPVRRWGQPADFGGMAVYLASDASSFHTGDSFLIDGGYGIF, from the coding sequence ATGGCCTACAAGCCTTTTGATCTGACGGGAAAAGTCGCACTGGTGACCGGCGGCAATGGCGGCATCGGTTTCGGCATGGCCGAAGCCATGGCCCAGGCCGGCGCCGATGTGGTGATCTGGGGGTCCAACCCGACCAAGAACGCCGACGCTGAGGAAAAGCTCAAGGCGACCGGCGTCCGGGTCCTGACCCAGGTGGTCAATGTGGCCGACGAAGAGGCGGTCCGCGCCGGCATGGTCGAGGCTGTCAACAAGATGGGCCGGGTCGATACGGTCATAGCCAATGCCGGCATTGGCGGCGGCGCGCCCTCCTTCTCCGAGTTTTCCACCGAGCAGTACCGCAGGGTGATGTCCGTCAATCTGGATGGCGTCTTCTTCACCTTCCGGGAGGCCTGCAAGCACATGGTCGCCCGGGCCGGCGAAGGGGATCGGGCCGGGGGCTCCCTGGTGGTGATCTCGTCCCTGTCAGCCCTGGACGGCGCCCCGCGCAATGAGGCCTACGCCGCCACCAAGGGCGCGGTGATCTCCATGATCCGCGCCATTGCCGTGGAGCACGCCCGTTACGGCGTCCGCGCCAACGCCATCCTGCCCGGCTGGATCGCCACCGACATGACCGCCGGCGCCCAGGGCAATGACAAGTTCAACGACAATGTCATCAAGCGCGTCCCCGTTCGCCGCTGGGGCCAACCGGCCGACTTCGGCGGCATGGCCGTCTATCTGGCTTCGGACGCCTCGAGCTTCCACACCGGCGACAGCTTCCTGATCGACGGCGGCTACGGCATCTTCTAG
- a CDS encoding glyoxalase, whose translation MIGYTMLGATNHARAKAFYDPIMALLGASVNTDYSSDFGTWYSVGGRGPMLVITVPHDNKPATAGNGTMIALPAASHEVVNEVHARALADGGADEGAPGYRNGPFYGAYFRDLDGNKLCVFKVG comes from the coding sequence ATGATCGGGTACACCATGCTTGGCGCAACTAACCATGCACGAGCCAAGGCCTTCTATGACCCAATCATGGCTTTGCTGGGGGCCAGCGTGAACACTGATTACTCCAGCGATTTTGGCACCTGGTACTCCGTCGGTGGGCGCGGTCCTATGCTGGTAATCACGGTCCCACATGACAACAAGCCAGCGACCGCTGGCAACGGCACAATGATCGCCTTGCCCGCCGCATCACACGAGGTGGTCAACGAAGTTCACGCTAGAGCCCTAGCCGACGGCGGGGCCGATGAAGGCGCGCCTGGATATCGAAACGGCCCTTTCTACGGCGCCTATTTCCGCGATTTGGACGGCAACAAGCTCTGCGTGTTCAAGGTCGGCTAG